One Nonomuraea angiospora DNA segment encodes these proteins:
- a CDS encoding reverse transcriptase domain-containing protein yields MNEIREQLRARTFQPLPVRERLIPKPGTSKKRRLGIPALADRVVQASLKLVMEPIFEADFAPCSYGFRPNRRAHDAIAEIHRMGSHRYEWVLEADIEACFDTI; encoded by the coding sequence CTGAACGAAATCCGGGAGCAGCTACGCGCTCGGACGTTCCAGCCTCTGCCGGTTCGAGAGCGGCTGATCCCCAAGCCCGGCACTTCCAAGAAGCGCCGGCTGGGCATTCCCGCGCTCGCCGACAGGGTCGTTCAGGCGTCGCTGAAGCTGGTCATGGAACCCATCTTCGAAGCGGACTTTGCGCCGTGCTCGTATGGGTTTCGCCCGAACCGGCGTGCGCACGACGCGATCGCCGAGATCCACCGCATGGGTTCTCACCGCTATGAGTGGGTGCTGGAGGCGGATATCGAGGCGTGCTTCGACACCATCTGA